GATCAGGTCAAGATGCACTTCCCGCTCCGCGGCGGTCTCCTGCGGACCGTGAAGGGACACGTCCTGGCGGTCGATGGCGTATCCCTCCAGGTCCGGCGGGGCGAGACCCTCGCGGTGGTGGGCGAATCGGGATGCGGGAAGAGCACACTCGCCCGCCTGCTCCTGCGACTCTTGGAACCGTCCGCCGGGAAGGTCTATTTCATGGGGCACGATCTGACCGCCGAGAGCCT
This is a stretch of genomic DNA from Thermoplasmata archaeon. It encodes these proteins:
- a CDS encoding ATP-binding cassette domain-containing protein, giving the protein MTDPAPEKPLRSHDALLEADQVKMHFPLRGGLLRTVKGHVLAVDGVSLQVRRGETLAVVGESGCGKSTLARLLLRLLEPSAGKVYFMGHDLTAESL